From Dryobates pubescens isolate bDryPub1 chromosome 22, bDryPub1.pri, whole genome shotgun sequence, the proteins below share one genomic window:
- the RPUSD2 gene encoding pseudouridylate synthase RPUSD2 → MAESGSGDKEEAAPAPKKRRLAGGERYVPPPRKLSTGVSFGMEHFAETSYYFEGGLRKVRPYYFDFRTYCKGRWVGRSLLDVFSTEFRAQPIDYYRAAARAGRLRLNEEPVRDLDIVLKNNDFLRNTVHRHEPPVTAQPIRVLAEDSAVVVVDKPSSLPVHPCGRFRHNTVIFILGKEHGLKELHTIHRLDRMTSGVLMFAKTLEVSKRMDEQVRERQLEKEYVCRVVGEFPEHEVVCEEPILVVSYKVGVCRVDPRGKPCQTFFRRLSYNGRSSVVRCVPRTGRTHQIRVHLQYLGHPILNDPIYNMDAWGPQRGKGGKVDKTDEELLKALVEEHRSKQSLDILGVSEEDLSSSAEGKDRDDPSDRSKPAQADLVSTSSCPARDPQRGAEDPERNPAGPLGSSASLEVLDKKEELGASETQSRQRAEEASEEKDPLCPECRVTRRDPSPKELVMYLHALRYKGAEFEYCSKMPQWAMEDWEE, encoded by the exons ATGGCGGAGTCGGGCTCAGGGGACAAGGAGGAAGCGGCGCCGGCCCCGAAGAAGCGGCGGCTGGCGGGCGGAGAGCGGTACGTGCCGCCGCCGCGGAAGCTGAGCACGGGGGTGAGTTTCGGCATGGAGCACTTCGCTGAGACCTCCTACTACTTCGAGGGGGGGCTGCGGAAGGTGCGACCCTACTACTTTGATTTCCGCACGTACTGCAAGGGCCGCTGGGTTGGCCGCAGCCTCCTGGACGTTTTCAGCACCGAGTTCCGCGCACAGCCCATCGATTACTACCGCGCTGCCGCCCGCGCCGGCCGCCTGCGCCTCAACGAAGAGCCCGTCCGAGACCTGGACATCGTGCTGAAG AACAATGACTTCCTCCGGAACACCGTGCATCGCCACGAGCCCCCGGTCACCGCCCAGCCCATCCGCGTCCTGGCGGAGGACAGcgcggtggtggtggtggacaAGCCCTCGTCGCTGCCCGTGCACCCCTGCGGCAGGTTCCGGCACAACACAGTCATCTTCATCCTGGGCAAGGAGCACGGCCTGAAGGAGCTGCACACCATCCACCGCCTGGACCGCATGACCTCGGGCGTGCTCATGTTCGCCAAGAcgctggaggtgtccaagaggatGGACGAGCAGGTTCGGGAGAGACAG ctggagaaggagtACGTCTGCCGTGTGGTGGGGGAGTTCCCGGAGCACGAGGTGGTCTGTGAGGAGCCCATCCTGGTTGTCTCCTACAAAGTGGGGGTGTGCCGTGTGGACCCCCGAGGGAAGCCCTGCCAAACCTTCTTCCGGCGGCTGAGCTACAACGGCAGGAGCAGCGTGGTGAGGTGCGTGCCCCGCACCGGCCGCACACACCAGATCCGAGTCCACCTGCAGTACCTGGGGCACCCCATCCTCAACGACCCCATCTACAACATGGACGCCTGGGGCCCCCAGAGGGGCAAGGGGGGCAAGGTGGACAAAACGGACGAGGAGCTCCTGAAGGCGCTGGTGGAGGAGCACCGttccaagcagagcctggacaTCCTGGGTGTCTCGGAGGAGGACTTGAGCTCCAGTGCTGAGGGTAAGGATCGTGATGATCCAAGTGACCGCTCAAAGCCTGCGCAGGCCGACCTCGTCAGCAcgagctcctgccctgccagggatCCCCAGAGGGGTGCTGAGGATCCTGAGAGGAATCCTGCTGGTCCCCTTGGCTCTAGTGCCAGCCTGGAGGTGCTTGATAAAAAGGAAGAGCTCGGTGCCAGCGAgactcagagcaggcagagggcagaggaggcCTCAGAGGAGAAGGACCCTTTGTGCCCGGAGTGCAGGGTCACCAGGAGGGACCCATCTCCCAAGGAGCTGGTGATGTACCTCCATGCCCTGCGCTACAAGGGAGCGGAGTTTGAGTACTGCTCCAAGATGCCCCAGTGGGCAATggaggactgggaggaatga